In Chelonoidis abingdonii isolate Lonesome George chromosome 9, CheloAbing_2.0, whole genome shotgun sequence, the genomic window CAACAATGTTAATGCAATCTCCCCTACAGGCTGGACTCAGGTGCCCACCGGGGGTTGACCCATCAGTCACCTCCCCATAGCCCACCTGTTGCCAAATGTGCTTCCTTTACAACAGCTTTCAAATCCTCTCCAGCCACTGGCATTGCACCACCTCAGTTgcctggcttcagtttccagctccACCTCGACTAGCTCCCCTACCtgtgctgtgcttctgtttcTGCACGAGAGGGAGGGGTTAATAAGAAGCTCCCTCACAAGGATTTGAGAATTAACATATGTGAGGCACTTTCCCTCTTGTACGGATCTGGCCATCACCATAgcatcagtcatgatttttaatgtatttattctcatgccacccctgtgagataggacactgctattatccccattgtacagagggggaaactgaggcacagagcaaccaagggacttggccaaggtcaccctGTCTCAGAGTCTGTGCCAAAGCAGGAATTGAACCTTGGTCTCCTATAGTCCATAGGAGTGACCTAACCACTGGCCCACCCAGCACCCTACTTTAGGTGACAAATAGAGCAACATATTtctgggatgatttttttttcctggaagaaTTTTAAAACGCGGTGAAATCTCTGCAATTCAGAAACATTTTCCCACCTGGCCACCCACAAATAACACatctctgcaagcagcagcacgGAGAAGCCCACTGTTTAGTTGCATCTCTGGGTGAATCTATGTTTCCATTATTCAGCTAAGTCCACTGGAGACTCAGGACCACCCCTTCTGTCTGGAAGTTACACTGCTAAACCCATATTTTGGTCCCTGAAGAAGCAGCCTGGTTGCCTGGTGTGACAGACACCCCCCACTTCCATGTGCCTCATGTGATTAGCTCTCTGTCGCACCCCCAAAGCTCAGCCCACACCCATCAGCTGCCTCGGCCTGTCCTGCATCTATCTGACTGCAGGCTGGGTCCACTCGGCTCCAGTGCCTCTCCAGTCTGATCAGCTGTTCTCCCGGGCCTCCGGAAGCCTGCAAGTCAGGACATCAGGAGCACCTGGGGGGAAGGCCAGAGAGCTGCTCAGTGGGGCACTTCCTGTTAATGGGGGCAGAGGAGGCATAAGAGCCAGTCATTGCTCCATCCCAGCCTTGCATCACTGCTTCTTTCCTCCTGTGCCCAGGACAATGAGGGGGGTCAGCTCTGTAGCTCCCTTTCCTTCCCGTCAAGTAAGAGGAGAGCCAGGGTGCAGCTCCCACCCAAGCTGTTTTCCTTCCCTTTAATGGGTTTCTTAAGTGACCTTGGTGCTGGTGATATGTCCCTCTGGGACCCTCCAGTCTGGCTTCCGCTCTCTCCACCCCCCTAAGACTGCTCCCCAAGGGCCACAGCGACCTCTTCAGGGTGGAGCCTGGGACCCAGACTCTGTCCGCAACTCCCTCTCTCGCTCTGCAGCCTGTTGATTGTTACCCTCTTCTAGTTTGGTtgcctctccctgcctggctTCTCCGCTAGCCTCTCCTTTTGTCTCTTCTCCTCTGCCAGGTCCCTCTCTATTGGTGTCTCTCAGGGCTCTCTGTCACTGGCCTCCCACCTTCACCCCTGTGGGGGGCTGGTGCATAGAGCATGCTCTGCGAGCAGCATTTCAGATGTCCCAGGCtaggtgctgtgctgcagggcaaGGGAAATAAGTGGTGTTATGAGTGAGAAGGGAGCTGTCTATGAGCCAGCCTAGCAGTGGGAGGCCTCCATCCTGCAGGTTAACCCTGGGCCATAACCTCCCCCCTGTGGGACAAGGACTTCTGCTCAGCTGAACCAGGGCAATCTACAACGGATGGGAAGCTACAAGTCCAGCACTACCCAGTCTGACAAAGCACAGCCTGGTGTTTTCAAACAACCCCCAAGTCACTGCTCCCAAAACTATGGCATAAGGGCTTCTGAAGCCCTGGGCCAACCCCAGTTGCAAGGTGCAGAGGGGGATCTCCATGAAAGCTCTGCCAACAGCAGCCCTCGGCAGGTGAATGCTGCCAGGACAAAGCAAAACAAGCAGCATACGCTACCCCTCTCCCCCGCGAGCCTTTCCTTCCCCAAAGGGGGAGGACGCTGGATGCTGGAGGTGTGTCTGCCGCTCCTTGGACTCAGGTGGATCCCAATCAACATCCTTGTGCACCTGGCACCAGAAGGAACCAGGAAGTGGAGGCCAGGGGAGTGCAGCTTGCTGCAGAGGAGATCGGCTGGAAGAAGTGCTCTGGAAGAAGCGCTCGGAGTGGTCCCAAGGTAAACACTCCACTCAGGAAGCTGCCCTCTCAGGGAAGGGGGAGTTATTTGCCCCCTGGGGGTTGTgctgctcagccagggctgcagTTCTGGGTCTGTCTCAGAGGCGAGTTTGGGGAACTGAAGTTACTTCCTCATTCTGGGAGCTCTCTGCTTACCAGGAGCCAGCTCTCGCAGCCGACTCTGGGGTTGCAGATCCTCAGGGGCAAGGGCCAGGGCCAGCCAAGAGGTGTGCCCAGGCATAGGGTCAAGGTTAGTACGAGGCTGGGCgctgagagggctggggctgctaAAGGAAAATCCTGATGCTGCAAAGAAAAGGAATTGAGGGAACTTCTTCCAGGGGTTCTCTGTGCAGGAGCCACTGCAGGGCCCAACGAGGAGGAAGTGCCGGGGGGTTGCAATGGCCAGGGCCTCAGAGAATGGTGGGATTGCGGGGTGCTCCATAGCTGTACGGCGCTCTGTCCCTGGGAAGTCAGGAACCCTTGGCAGGATCTCACCACTCCAAGGAGGTTCTGCTGGCATAGGCCTTCGGGtctggagccccagccctgaggtgcCCACAAGTAGGGGCCACATCCAAAAATGTGCCAGGCTAGCTAGCTGGGTGCACATAAGTGGAGCTGCTCAGACCCTCCTGGTCCATCCTCTGCTTCCTGCAGAGAtctggctccctgccctggcagctAGGCATCATGGCAGTTGTTGTGGCAGGTGGGCCACCCTGCAGCCAGGAGGAAAGTACATCCCCTCTCATGAGGGGCCTGCGTGGTTGGCTGGTTAGGGAACCAGTGCTCTTTTGGCAGGCAGGTCTCCCCAGGGATGGGAGGTCTCCTTTGACAGGAGGACCAGGTCTCCAGGCTCCCTCCTCATGCTGGCTTGTGACACCCCAGCCTGGCAGTGCGTGTGGAGAGAGGTGGGCAGCAGTGCCTGCaggactcccagctgcagcagctggagcccaccCCCTGCTggaacagccctgggaagggagatAGGAGAACTCTGCAGGGTGTCCCTTACGCACTGccagtgaggctggctggggacaagggggGCAACCCCCTGCAGTCACAATGGTAATGcagtgagagcagcagctgcttggtCACAGCCTCCCAGAGGGCCTGAAATGCTGCTaagcagggctggcctggggtcttcagctgGGACTGAGAACCAACTACCTCCAGCCTGCAAGCCTGATTGCTGCCCACCACCCCGTGCTGCAGacagggctgggctgaggggaGGGCCAGTTAAATGGTTCTGGGGAGACCATCCcaaactgtgtgtgtatgtgggggatcTTTAGATTCCccactcctctctgctcagctgctgtgtTCCTTTCTGCCATCATAGTCAGTCATGTTTTCAAGGAGCTTCCCAAGGAAAAATGGCTAGAGAGCGAATTATTTGTACCTGCAATCTGAGCTTCTCCTTCATAGAACCAAAGGCTGGACCTGCTAACAGAGGGCTCACGCAGCTCCCCCAGGCTTATGAGCATTCAGAGAGAGCAGTCACTTCCcctgtgctgaaatgcagcctcctctggagTGGAGCTCTGGATCTCTCTCACGGCAGCACCATGCAACAGTGCTAGAAGGGGAAGCAAGTGCTACCTAGCAAGCTTTCAGCAGGGAGGATAGAACCACACTCTGCTTGTACTTTGAGCCTCACAGCTGCTGGGCAATGCCAGAAGCAGTTTCACTTGGCGCAGGCATACATATTGGTCACTAGCACATAGGGTCTCTGGCTTTCAGCAGCTGCACTTGATCTGGAATGCACTTTGTGCCGGGTTTATTTCTGGTTCCTCTTCGCACTCATCACCATCTGAAAGTGACTAGGGCAGTGACTGCAAACACACAGGCCAAACCTGGCCTCTCGGACATGTCCCTAGGGCAGCAGGGCATAGTCCAGATTCAGATTCCATTTGTATACATTTAAAAGAgattctagccctcctggttgttgtaaattgccacgtattcgcaggggcgaaaggaaatgcaggcctgttatttaccaaaCTGCACGTGGCAATGGACtgtataggtaagggatgcaaggagagtatgggctacgatgcaaactgcagacacacacacaactaaaattaatcaatttaaagttttattggggatagttacaaggggtaggggagcagcgtatgattagctaatagagttaacaaaacctaaaacacacaatgcctaaaatatctactaacaatatttataaacaaaaatgcagcatttagtactaattgatacttacaaatacaaaccaatgcataacgaccggcaaacgtagaaaccCTGTTTGAGACACGtgggctgagagagaggcttcgaggtgatcaggctcggttacgggtgtgcacaggatacacaggatttgtttttttttctcctctccctgcctgcctgtacctactatgacatcatagaagtgtcataggggacggggcccaaaacctgtgtgtgttcgtttctgattggcacaagcaaagtttacaccaagtaggggagcaggtgcctaaaagtctggcttcgcccccaaaaggtgaggaaatgcatattgttttagaatgcgttcaacactgaatgatgaaagaagaggccagggcaataccggtatgggcaagttctacaggatgcagataggaactcatcttaacagttGTAACATTCACCGTGCAGACAATGAGGCAGCGGTGAACTGATGCAGTGCTGTCTTCCTGAGCGTGCAAGAAGCCTGAAGCAATGTCTCAGTTTCACCTACAGCAGGGGTATGTTTTTGTCATCAGCATGTCTGCTGTTAGCTCTGGAGTGTAATGATGACACCTTACATGTCAGCATTTGCTAATTCACTGCTGATCATTGTAGCAGCTGGAAAAGGGAAAGGAGTGGAAGGGAAGCTCGGGCACTGGGGGAATTGGATGTTATGGCTAGAAGAAGAGTTCAGAGGAGATACACAAAGACAGGGAagcgggagagggagagaaaggggaagggaagagaaacaaaaggcAGAAATAACCATGATcctgacagggccggctccaggccccagcgcgtgCTTGGGAAGGCATGCCGCAGGGggagctctgctggttgccgggagggcggcaggcggctccggtggacctcctgcaggtgtgcctgcggagggtccgctggtcccgcggcttcggtggagcatccacaggcacgcctgtgggaggtccaccagagccgcgggaccagtgagcgccccccgcggcatgccgccgtgcttggggcagcgaaatggctagagccggccctggatcaTGATGGCGGCCATATTTCCCCACTGAGTAATGCTGACTGTCATGGGAAGTCTTTGTGGCACTCTCCCTCCGTTATTGATGGGTGCTCTGCTGTGGACTGAGGCGTGCTATGGAATCCTAGATTAGGTTCTCTGCCCTCTCCAATTAATCGACGTGACAAGCCTGGAGGAGGGGTGCCAAAACCTGCGAGCCTGTTTTCAATAAAGGCTAGCTTTGCAAGGGAAAGGGCTAGGCACGGAGAGCCCCTGACCGGCAGCTCTCAGGAGCTGTGGGAAATTGGCCACTGCTGCTGGTCTGGAGGAAAGTCCGCAGTCAGGTCCTGTCCCTACATTCCGCAGGTTGTTCAGTCTGAACTGGAAGCAGCAAGTCAGGCTGCAGGGGGTTTGCTGCCATAGGCAAACTAGGAACTAACCTTTCCTCCCACATCACTGACATTCTGCTACCTCAAGGCATtgccctgggatgggggagctgcCATTTTCCTCAGCCGTGTCCATGCACTTAAAGTGCCTGGCTTTAACACAGTGTCTGACTGGGGCCAAGGTAAGAGAGGAACCATTCACAGTAACTACATATATGCACATATCTATATACACCCCCACATCACTGTAGTATCGGAACACCTCGCATCATCTGTGGGTGAGGGGTCAGTATTGACCTctttttacaagtggggaaactgaggcacagaccgagctagtgacttgcccaaggacacacagggaggctgtggcagagccTCAGTTCAGTGTTTAATCACTAGGCCAGAACTACTGTTCTGCTCTCCAGCCTTCCCCCTCTACTATCCATAGTTTCCAGAGGGCACCGTATCCCTTTAAGCTTTGTTATCTCTGGACTCCCCCCTCTGGCTCAGGACAGATCCCTGATAAAGGACAGAGCAGGAGACTTTCATGAGTTGGTGGTGTGAAAATGGTTTCCTTCCCTATAATACATTGCAAGTCAGTTACTAAACGGAAggaactggcctggcccagcccacaaGGGGTGGTTTGCTATTTGGTGTGAGTGTTTCTAGCAGGTCACGTCTCCCACTAGAGAGAATGCAGCTCTGGTGTCAGGCTGCAGCCTTGGGAACTACAGGTGCTTGTTTGAGACTCACTGGGCGTATCCCTAAGAAATCTGGGCAGGTTTCCCAAATTGCACCATGTGGCTTTCCCTGcatggcactggcagagcagaggaggaTTCCTTGCTTCTATCCCTCACCCTTCCACATGCCCTTAAAGTGATAACACAGGTACTACAGGGGATCGGCCCAGCGCTATGGAATCGATCGTATTTCAGTTTTGCAATAGCGGCAGCTTCCAGGATGCAGAATCGCCAGAATTGGTTCAGATTGGGAAATATGAATGACTGCATCTTTGTTTCTCATGCTGCAGGCTGCCTGGGTCTCTAGCACACTGCTCCCATGCTGCTGCAAACATCATAATGGACAGTGTGTGAGAAATTCCCTCCAGGCTCCTTAGTCTAAGTGCAGCCAAAGGAGTGACTATCCTGTGAGCTCTGGCTGGGCTCAGCTTTACTCAGGCCTTGCAAAGTTACAAGAGTTTGTTTGCTTTCGTGGAGCTGCTCCTGCATCTTTAACTGGCACGAGTGGTATTGTCTGAAATGTTGTGTtgtgctcccagctctggctggCTGGAAGGAACCTGCAGGTATTTGGTAAACAGCGCTTAAGTTTCTCTAGGCTGTTCTGTGCAGGTTCTTAGAACACATCCGTCACTGAGGCATCTGTGTGTCTTCCACAGCAAGctggttttacagatggggaatccGAGGCACAAAAAGACAAGTGACTTGTATAAGGTCACAcaacaaattcatagctggatcCTCCTGGGACATTCTAACCCACACATGATAAAGGGATGGACAGATGTTAAACTGCAACAAGCATgtcctgtgtgtggggagggggtgtcacaACAGCATGACAGTCTGCTCCTAGGCAGGTTGTGGTGCAACTTTCTTGTGTGGCCAAGGCCTCAGACATTCCGCAACTTCTGCTGTGATCTGTTACTTGTTAACCCTTTGTGGCCATCCGGCACCACTTCACCCTGGTTACCCCGCTGCAGACTAGGTCagaccctcctctccccactctggGGGCTGGAACTCCACAAGCAGAATGCACTGGCCCCTTCTTGCCCTGGAGCAGTAGGATCAGTGGCCTATGGGGCGGGGAAGCAAGCCCGAACTGCTGCAGTCATCTTGTACACAGCACCTCTGCCCCACAGTATCAGAGGGAACCAGCAGCCAATATGGGCAAAGCCCAGCGCAGCCAGAGCTAGGGACAAGGTGATCGTGTCTCTCAATGATACTCCAGCATTTGGGGACGGGGAGGCCATTCAGCTGGGGTGAAGCGGTTATTAGCAGCACcaatcctccctctcttcctttgtAGATCAGACCGCAGGGGAAACTCGGAAAGGAACCAAAAATGGGATCTGAAGGGCAAAACTTGGGAGAGGAGTTCAACGACCAGATCAATGACGTCCTGAGCAGACTGGCAACCAAACAGATGTTCCAGTCAGACTGGGACATTGCTGCCTTCGCCATCTTCTTCATCTTCATTGGTAAGCGTGGGGCCAAGCAACGGGCATAGGATTAGGAGCCCATGGCCTGCAGCTGCTCTCTATTCCCACACAGGGCAGACGAGATACTTGTGGGTGTGCTGCAAACCCAGCCCCTCCATCCAACCCTTATCTGTGCAGGGTCTGTAGGGCTGTTCTGAACTCGTCTAGAGACGCTGGGCACAAGCAGCTGGAGTTACTGCAGTTGGCACCTCCAGCAAATTCCagtctttgggggcagagatggTCTGTAACGTGTGCAGCGTCTAGCACAACTGGACTAGGGGCCCATAGGTGCTACCACTGTAAGACAGTCCGTCCACTTGAAgctcagaaggaaccattagatcatccagtctgatttcctgtagatcacagccagagccctctacCTCTGTTTGAGCTAGAGAGATCTGTTAGAAAGACCCGCActgttgatttaaagacttacatgaaggagaatccaccacatccctagggaAGTTGTCCCAGTGGCTCATCACCCTTACGGTTAAaaatcttatttctagtctgaatttgtctcacttTAGCTTCCATCCATTGGGTCGTCATCTGCCTATTACAATAAAAAGGAAGCGCTGTGTCTGGGGATCCGGACACCAGACTGAGTTAAAGCATGGTCTGTGCTGGGGAATAGACAGAAGGGAACCAGTTTTTAAAACACTGGccaaactgtgctgctgtaacccTGGGTGAGTGTTTGTCACAGGCCCCATTGAGCCAGTCAGCAGAGGAGGTGAGTCTGTTACAGCACATTTAGGAACCTTTAACTCAAGGTGCAGCAGCTTGTACGTTTAGTGCTGCAGGTCACCAGTTCAGTCCCTAGTAcgttggccaagatggcagccaacAGACTGCAGTTCAGGCAAGTCCATCTGTGTAGCATCATTCAAGAATGCAGTTAGAACAAGTGTTGATCCCAAGTCTAAGCTGTATTTTAGCTCTGATGCCAAAAGCTTCAGCATGTATGTGACCCATGTAGCAATGCGTACAACTACATACCCTCTGCTGACAGCTGCATTACTCCTAGGTACTGGTGAACCATTCAGGGCTAGAAAGGGGAGTGACAGGAGGGAGACAGCAGTGGAGATGCTCCAGCTGACCACttggccagccacagctgtgtctAAACCCATTCCTCCTAGCATGGTTTTTTCTCTGTCCAGTGTAAACAGAAATTTCCCCTCCCCTACCTCGAGCCATAGTGCGAAGCTATC contains:
- the LOC116833277 gene encoding small integral membrane protein 22, whose product is MGSEGQNLGEEFNDQINDVLSRLATKQMFQSDWDIAAFAIFFIFIGTVLLMVLLALIHCCCCCCCDTRGSHKKVPRKKVGIDNKAMEP